A DNA window from Primulina tabacum isolate GXHZ01 chromosome 12, ASM2559414v2, whole genome shotgun sequence contains the following coding sequences:
- the LOC142520730 gene encoding uncharacterized protein LOC142520730 has protein sequence MGISDAVLGNLTTLYLLVIAAMKAYGLAAGRSFSGGCVIVLSTVVVAAILIASLTWDVSRKATHALIARDHAHEMCRGGICWHGVAVKSPASQVRFRLPPQHHNA, from the coding sequence ATGGGGATTTCCGACGCGGTGTTGGGCAACCTCACGACGCTCTACCTTCTAGTGATCGCGGCAATGAAGGCGTACGGGCTGGCGGCGGGCAGAAGTTTCAGCGGCGGCTGCGTCATCGTCCTCTCAACCGTCGTCGTGGCGGCGATACTTATTGCGAGTCTCACATGGGACGTGTCGCGCAAGGCCACCCATGCCCTCATCGCTCGCGACCACGCGCACGAGATGTGCCGCGGCGGCATCTGCTGGCACGGCGTCGCCGTCAAATCTCCGGCGTCTCAGGTCCGATTCAGGCTACCTCCACAACATCATAATGCTTGA